The following DNA comes from Halalkaliarchaeum sp. AArc-CO.
ATCTCGTCGTCCAGGAACTCGTAGTACGGTACGTTGATGCTTTCGACGGCGGGCCCGTCGATGCGCCACTCCTCGTAGTCGCTTTCCATCCGCGTATCGAGGAGGGTGACTGGTTCGCCCGCGTCGATCTGCTCTTTGAGTGCTTCGGGGGTTATCGACTCCACCGGAACGTCCGGAGTCGGGAAGTCCATCTCGTCCATGTACATCCCCTACTACCGGATGCACCTCCATAAAACTTTGTATAGTATTTCCTTTTTAGCACAATACTGATGAGCCGATCCCGGACGGTACTAGGACGCGATTGCCCATGCGACCCGCGCGATCTATAAGTTATATAAAAGTTATTTAAATATATGATCGGAGGTCGAACCTTCGGTCAGAGGCTTTTTAAGTGTACTTTTGACACCGCCCCATCCGATACCCTGTCCGGGGCGACACTCGCATCCTTTTAAGTTATCTACGAAAACGACCTCATTCGCGGACAACAGTATTGTATACACAACACAATCTTTTTAACAACCCAGCCTATATTGTGTGATAGACCCAACACGGGTAGACGAACGATGAGCACGGAATACACTGTCACGGAGACGCTCGACGTAAAAGGACTCAACTGCCCGATGCCTGTCGTGAAAGCGAAGCAGGCGACCGACGACCTCGACGCCGACGAGGTGCTCGAGATCGTCGCGACAGATTCGGGAAGCATGAGCGACATCGACGGCTGGGCCGGCGGCACCGACGGGGTCGAGCTGCTCGAACAGGAAGAACGCGAGGAGGGCGGTGAGACGTTGTACGTCCACTACGTCCGGAAAACCCAGTGAAATGAGTACCGACACGTCAGAATCGGAGGCCGACGACGCCGGCTCCTCCGGGGTCGCCGACGCGGAGCCGACCGTCGAGGGGATCGACCCGGCGGAGCTTCAGGCCCGTATCGAGGAGCTGGAAGAGGAGCTGTCGGCGGTGAAGTCGTCGACCGACGACGGACAGAAGTCGATGACGATCATCGCCACGAAGGGGAGCTTCGACATGGCGTATCCCCCGCTGATCCTCGCAAGTACCGCGGCCGCGTTCGGGTGGGACGTCGTCGTGTTCCACACCTTCTGGGGACTGGACATCCTCCACGAGGAGAAGTCCAGGGAGCTCAAACTGAGCGCCGTCGGCAACCCGAGTATGCCGATGCCGAACGCGCTGGCTGCGTTGCCCGGCATGGACTCGGTTGCGACCAAGCTGATGAAGCGCCGGATCGAGGAGAACGGCACCGCGACGATCGAAGAGCTGCTCGAACTCTCCCTGGACACCGGCGTAGATCTCCAGGCCTGCCAGATGACGATGGATCTGATGGGCTATGAAGCGGAGGACCTCCACGACGGCGTCACGACCGACGTCGGCGCTGCGACGGCGCTGGAACACATGGCCGACGCCGACGTGCAGCTGTTGATCTGATCTCTGCTGGCGGTTTCGAGCACCTCTCGCCACAGCACGAAACTCTTATGCGCGCGCCCTTGCAACCGCGAGACACATGTCCGTTCGACTTCTCGATTTCCACGCCGACTGGTGTGGCCCGTGCAAAACGCAGGACCCGATCCTCGAGGAGCTCTCCGAGGAGTGGGGCGACCGCTTCGAACTCGTCAAAGTCGACGTCGACGAAGAGCAGGACGTCGCAAACGAGTACCAGGTACGCTCGCTCCCGACCCTGATCGTGGAAAACGAAGACGGGATCGTCGACCGGTTCGTCGGCGTCACCCAGAAGGAGGACCTCGAGGTCGCCCTCGAGGACGCCGGCGCCTGAAACGGGCAGCTCCTGTCGGTCGTCGCTTCTCGCAACTGTTAACAACGCGCCGCCAGTACTACGACCATGGCCAAGTTCGAACCCGCAGAGCGCCGCACGCTGGACAAACTCATCTGTATGCGCTGTAACGCCCGGAACCCGACGCGGGCGGACAGTTGCCGCAAATGCGGCTACAGCCGTCTGCGTCCGAAAGCGAAGGAACGACGCAGCGCCTGATTCTGCTGTACGGCTGCAGATCGCACAGCTACAAAGCGATCCGCCGCAGAACGCACCACTGCTTTTCCGGGCGGAACTACCGAGCAGCGACTGCGATCGAAGCTGCGATATGCTGTGCCATTCGTCAACACACCACCCGAAACCGCCGGCAGGGCTTGCCGTAACTGACAGTTATAGAAGTCGTTGGCTGTATGCGTGTTATACATGACTCGTGGGTTTCGAACGGAGAGTCTCCACGCCGGGGCCGCCCCGGACCCGGCGACCGGAGCGCGTGCGACGCCGATCTATCGGACGACGTCCTACGAGTTCGGCGACGCCGACACCGCCGCCGACCTGTACGCGCTCCGCACTGACGGGGACGTCTACTCTCGCATCTCTAATCCGACGGTGCGGACGCTTGCATCCCGGCTAGCCACGCTGGAGGGGGGCGTGGGCTGTGTCGCCACAGCCTCCGGGATGGCTGCGATCGACTCGATCACGACCGTCCTCGCACGCACCGGGGACAACGTCGTCGCCGCCGCGGAGATGTACGGCGGAACGAGCACGTACTTCCGGACGATCGCGTCGCGTCGGGGGGTCGACGTGCGCCTGGTCGATCCCTGCTCGTACGACGAGTACGCGGCGGCGATCGACGACGACACCGCGTTCGTCCACGTGGAGACGATCGCGAACCCGTCGCTTCTCACCCCGGACCTCGAGCGGCTCGCCGACGTCGCCCACGAGCACGCTGTTCCGCTCGTCGTCGACAACACGTTCGCCACGCCGGCGCTGTGTCGGCCGCTCGAACACGGCGCCGACGTCGTCTGGGAGTCGACGACGAAGTGGCTCCACGGCGGCGGCACGACGGTCGGCGGCGTCGTCGTCGACGGGGGGACGTTCCCGTGGGACCACCCGGAGGCCGACTACCCCGAACTCTCCGGCGAGAACCCCGCTTTCGACGTCGACTTCGCGGAACGGTTCGGCGACGCGGCGCTGACGCACGTCCTCCGACACCGGGCGCTTCGGATCCTCGGTAACGGCCAGTCGCCCGACGACGCCTGGCAGACGCTCCAGGGAATCGAGACGCTGCCGTTGCGGATGGACCGCCACTGTGAGAACGCCGTGATCGTCGCCGAGGAACTGCAGGACGATCCCCGCGTCGACTGGGTGAGCTATCCGGGGCTGCCGGAGCATCCGACCCACGACAACGCAGAGCGATATCTTGACGGGTTCGGGGGAATGGTGACGTTCGGGCTCTCTGCGGGGCAGGCGGCGGCACGGCGGTTCTGCGAGTCGGTCGAACTTGCAAGCTTCCTCGCGAACGTGGGCGACTCGAAGACGCTCGTGATTCATCCCGCCAGCACCACTCACGCCCAGTTGACCCCGGACGAACAGCGCGAGGCGGGGGTGCCGCCGGACATGGTTCGGCTGTCGGTCGGCATCGAGGATCCGGCCGACATTCTCGGCGACATCGACGCGGGACTGCGGGAGGCGACAGAATGAGGGACAGGATGCGGAAGCAACCGACAACTGGGGACGACACGATGACAGCGCAACCGACGACAACGGACGCGACACGATGACAGAACCAACGACATCGGAAGGCGAGCCTGCGGCCGACGGCGGACGTCGCGAGGAGACCGCACACGAATCGGACGTGATCTCGGTCGGCGAGTTCACCTTCGAGTGCGGGGAGTCGATTCCGGACCTGGAGGTCGCATACGAGGCGTACGGCGAGTTCGACGGCGACAACGCTGTGCTGGTGTGTCACGCACTCACCGGGAGCCAGAACGTTGCCAGGACGCCGGAGGCAGACACCGGGCAGGCCGGCCAGGCGCGGGCCTGGTGGGGCGACGTCATCGGCGCGGGCAAGTACGTCGACACCACCGAGTACTACGTCGTCTGCGCCAACGTTCCGGGGTCGTGTTACGGGACGACCGGACCGTCGAGCGAGGGGCCGGACGGCGACCCCTGGGGATCTGACTTCCCGCCAGTGACGGTCGAAGACTGGGCCAGAGCCCAGCGCCGACTCCTGGACGAACTCGGCGTGGGGCGGCTGCACGCAGTGATCGGGGGAAGCGTCGGCGGGATGAACGTCCTCGAGTGGGCCAAACGGTATCCCGACGACGTCCGGCGGATCGTTCCGGTCGCGGCGGCGCCCAGGCTCGACGCGCAGTGTCTCGGACTCGACGCCGCCGCCAGGCGGGCGATCCGGGCGGATCCGAACTGGAACGGCGGCGACTACTACGGCGAGGCTCAGGAGCCGCCGAAGCGCGGGCTCGCGATCGCCCGGCAGATCGGCCACGTGATGTACCACTCGAAGGCGTCGATGGAGCGAAAGTTCGGCCGGCGGACAGCCGGTCGAGAAGCCGCAGCGAACGCCGGCACGGAGTTGTTCCCGCAGGATCACGCCGGTGCGTACTTCCCGTACCGGGAGGTGGAGTCGTACCTCGACTACCAGGCTGGCAAGTTCGTCGAGCGCTTCGACGCAAACACGTATCTGTATCTCACGCGGGCGATGGACGAGTACGACCTCGCGGCCGACTACGGCTCTGACGCGGCGGCGCTTGCGGCGTTCGAGGGGGAGGCGCTGGTGATCTCCTTTACGGGCGACTGGCATTTCACCGTCGAGCAGTCCGCCGAGGTGGCCCGGGCGTTCCGGGCCGGAGACACGCCGGTCGCCCACCACGTCGTCGAGTCGGATCACGGCCACGACGCGTTCCTGGTGGAACCCGAGAACGTCGGCCCGCCGATCCGGGACTTCCTCGCGGAGGGTGTCGAGGGCAAGTCGGTAACCGACACCAAAATCGACGAAGCGTAACCGACAGGTGGCCGCGATCGCGGCCCGTTTGTGGAAGTACTTTTCACCGAGGAGAGAGTTCAGGAGAGTAATGACGTTCTGGGGGGACCAGCGGGCGCAAGCGCTACAGGTCGGAGCCGTACTCCTGTTCGGCTTTCTGATCGTCGGGCTCGCGGTGTACCAGATCTCGGTGGTGCCCGAGCAGAACCGCCAGGTGGAGTTCGACGCCTACCAGGACGCCGCTCGCGACGTGGCCGACCTCAGGGGGGACGTGCTCGCGAGCGCCGGTCGGGACGTGACGTCGACGACGACGGTCAAAACCGGCGCGCGATACCCCCCGCGGGCGGTGTTCGTGAACCCGCCACCATCGACCGGGAGCCTCGGGCTCGGCGATCCGACGACCGTCCGGATCGAGAACGCACAGGCGGTCAGCTCCGAGGACGCCAACACGCAGGCGTACTGGGACGGCACCGCACGAGAGTTCGAGACGAAGCCGGCCCGGTTTGCCCCCGCCTACAGCGACTTCGAGGGGCTCCCGATCGTCGTGACCGGCGAGGCGTCGTTCCGGGACGCCGGCGACCGCCTCGTCCCGGCCGGCGGGCAGACGCTCCTGCAGGGCGACCGGCTCCAGTTGATCGCGATCGACGGCGACATGGACGCGAGCGGGCTGGAAACGCAGGTGACGACCGACCCGATAAGCGCCGCCGAGCGGACGGTCGTCGTCGAGGGCGAGGGCGACGAGGACATCACCGTCGAGATCGCGCCCGGGAGCGACCCGGCGGCCTGGAACGAGACGTTCGGCGACCGCCTGCTCGACCGCGAGGACGTCGTGGCGGTCGAGGCCCGGGACGAAACGGTCGCAGTCACGCTCGATGGCGACCGGAACTACCGGCTCAAACTGGGCAAGGTCGAACTCCGCGAACGCGGTGACGTCGTGAGCGCCGACGAACCCGGCGTCGCCTACGTCGTGGCGAAAAGCGACGAGGTGTCGACGATCGCACAGGGGGCGAGCAAGGTGCTTCGGGTGGAGGTTCGGGACGCGTTCAACAACCCGGCGGCCGGAGTCGACGTGGAGTTCGAAATAACGGAAGGGAGCGGGGAATTACTGTACGAAAACGTGAAGACGACCGAACGTGGAGAAGCGAGAACAATGTTTTATCCCGATTCCGATGAGTCTGAGATCACAGCAACAGTATCTGCTGCGGAGACTGGTGTTGATGAGAAGGTCTTCATAGTATATCGTATCGATCCAGATGACGGAGGGCCTGGAAACGGAGGGCCTGGAAACGGAGGGCCTGGAAACGGAGGGCCTCCGTGGACAAGGTAAAGGCTATCAGCATGAATTCGTCCGAGCAGGTACCAATGCTGTCGCGCGACTAGTCCACTTTATTCCTCGTCCACGACTTCCGGATCCGCAAGCGCCGACTGCAGCGAGTCGAGGCCGTTGATCCACTCGGAGACGAGCCCGTAGTCGATGTCTTCGGCGATCTGGACGTCGAGTTCCGTGCCGTCGATCACCAGCGTCCCCGCCTGGACGACGTAGCCCAGTGCGGCGTCGAGGTCCTCTTCGTGTTCAGCGTCGGCGGCGGCTCTGAGGTACTCTTCGACGGTGCCTTCCTCGACCGCCCCGCCGACGACGAACTCTTCGGCGGCGTAAAAGACGGGGACGAGGCTTGTCTGGACGCCGTCGATCAACATCAGCTTGTCCTCGTCGTCGAATTCCACCTCGGTGAGTACGATCTCCCGGACGTCGTTGATCTCCTCGACCGCGCGGTCGTCGTCGATCCGGCCCTCCTCGTAGGCGGTCAGAATCTTCGCGACCGCGATGGCGGCGTCGTCCTGGAGGTTCAAAAGCAGGCGCGCGGAGTCCTCCTCTTCGGGGTCCAGTTCCTCCTCACGGAGGCGTTCGATCCAGTTCTGCCAGCGTTCTTCCGAATAGAACGACTCGACGGGCTCGTCCTCGGTCATGTCCAAACCCTTCGTTGCTGCGTTCAAATGCCTTTCTTCTCCACGTTCGTGCGTGGATCCCTGGCGTGACCAGCGGAACCGCAGGACTGAACGATGGTTCTCGCTATTCCGCCGACTCGGCGGCCCCAAGCGTCGCCTCGGTGTCGACGTCGTACGCGAGCGCCGGCGTCTCGACGTGCGCGCGCCGAACGGCCTCCTCGTGGCCCTCCTCGAGCAGCCATCGGACCCGCCGTGGGACGGTTTTCGGCCCGAGCACCGCCCCCGGCCGGTCGGGGTCGTCGACGAAGTCGGTCTCCATCAGGAACGGCGCGTCGGACTTGGCCGCGACGCGGAGGCGCTCCGTTTCGCTCATCACGCTCGGGATCGGCCCCGCGAGGCGTCCACCGGCGTAGTGTTTGACCACCCGCGTCCGGTCGAGCCCCCTGTCTTCGGCCCACTCGGCGATCTCGGTGAGGTCCTCGGCGCCTTCGGTGTGGAGCTGGACCGCACAGTCGAGATCGGCTGCGAGTTCGAAGGCGCGTTTCATCACCTCGTTTGCGGCGTCCATGACTGCCGGCTCCGCCTCGTAGTGCGGTCGCCCGGACTTGAGGGCGAGCGCCCGGCCTTCCGCGACGTACTCGGCGGCGATCTCCAGTCCGCCGGCCATCAGGTCTGCTGCCTCCTCGGGCGTGAATCCCCGATCGTCGACGAGCCGACTGATCAGGGTCGGGTGTACGCCCAGGACGGGCCATGCCGTGCCGGGCAAAAGCGACGACGCCTCCGCGACGATCCCGATGGTGGTTTCGAACACCTGGCGGAACTGCTCGGGCTCGTCGGGTTCGACGTCGAGGTGCCAGGAGGGTTTGTTGACCACGAGGAGGTGGGTGCCGCCCAGCCGGACGAAGTCCCGGACGGCGTCCATACCGCGTCCGCGTTCGGGGTCGAGATGCAGATGGTTGTCCAGTACTGGCGTGTCGAGTTCGTCCATGAGGAATGGGTCGACCGCGGGATCCATAGGGGTTCTCGTTGACCTGTCGAATACAGCGTCCCCTCGACCCGGGTATGCATTCAGCATAAGATAGCGCGGAGCCCCCTTCCTCAACGAGCAGCGCAGAGAGACGCCTGTCTCTCAAGCAGCGCAGTAGGGAGGGGAGGAGCGCGTCACGCTCTCCACCAACACTGCTCTCTGCACTCGGCCAATTCCCCAATACCTAATAAAAGAATTTAACTGAATAGAAAACATTGAAACACGTATGGAAGTGCGTCGAACGTTGCCGGTCAAACTCCTCGTAACCGACAGCGACAGAGACGCACTTCTCGAAACCATCGACCAGTACAAACACTGTGCTAACGAAACCAGCGACCACTGCTGGGACGAGAACGACTACAAGAAAACAGCCAAGTACGCTGTCAAAGACGAGCTCTACCACGACCTGAAAACAGAGCACGACTTGACGGCGAATCTCGTCCAGCAAGCCATCTTCCAGGCCGGTGAAGCCGTCAAATCTGGCGTCGAACGCCTCGAAAAGAACGAAGACACCAGCCAACCCGAGTTTACCGCTGACACCGCTCGGTACGACAAACGCGCTGCAACCTTCCACACCGACCACGTCTCGTTGTCCACCGTGGACGGACGCATCGAGGCCGACTATGTTCTCCCAGCAGACGAGACAAACACACCGTTCGAAGAATACCTCAACGGCGACGAGTGGGAATTCCGTACCAGCACACTCCACTACAAGCCGTTCGACGACGAGTTCTGGCTGCACATCGGCTTCAAACGGGTCGAGGAAGACAC
Coding sequences within:
- a CDS encoding Ig-like domain-containing protein, whose amino-acid sequence is MTFWGDQRAQALQVGAVLLFGFLIVGLAVYQISVVPEQNRQVEFDAYQDAARDVADLRGDVLASAGRDVTSTTTVKTGARYPPRAVFVNPPPSTGSLGLGDPTTVRIENAQAVSSEDANTQAYWDGTAREFETKPARFAPAYSDFEGLPIVVTGEASFRDAGDRLVPAGGQTLLQGDRLQLIAIDGDMDASGLETQVTTDPISAAERTVVVEGEGDEDITVEIAPGSDPAAWNETFGDRLLDREDVVAVEARDETVAVTLDGDRNYRLKLGKVELRERGDVVSADEPGVAYVVAKSDEVSTIAQGASKVLRVEVRDAFNNPAAGVDVEFEITEGSGELLYENVKTTERGEARTMFYPDSDESEITATVSAAETGVDEKVFIVYRIDPDDGGPGNGGPGNGGPGNGGPPWTR
- the metX gene encoding homoserine O-acetyltransferase; this encodes MTEPTTSEGEPAADGGRREETAHESDVISVGEFTFECGESIPDLEVAYEAYGEFDGDNAVLVCHALTGSQNVARTPEADTGQAGQARAWWGDVIGAGKYVDTTEYYVVCANVPGSCYGTTGPSSEGPDGDPWGSDFPPVTVEDWARAQRRLLDELGVGRLHAVIGGSVGGMNVLEWAKRYPDDVRRIVPVAAAPRLDAQCLGLDAAARRAIRADPNWNGGDYYGEAQEPPKRGLAIARQIGHVMYHSKASMERKFGRRTAGREAAANAGTELFPQDHAGAYFPYREVESYLDYQAGKFVERFDANTYLYLTRAMDEYDLAADYGSDAAALAAFEGEALVISFTGDWHFTVEQSAEVARAFRAGDTPVAHHVVESDHGHDAFLVEPENVGPPIRDFLAEGVEGKSVTDTKIDEA
- a CDS encoding 50S ribosomal protein L40e — encoded protein: MAKFEPAERRTLDKLICMRCNARNPTRADSCRKCGYSRLRPKAKERRSA
- a CDS encoding DsrE/DsrF/DrsH-like family protein, producing the protein MSTDTSESEADDAGSSGVADAEPTVEGIDPAELQARIEELEEELSAVKSSTDDGQKSMTIIATKGSFDMAYPPLILASTAAAFGWDVVVFHTFWGLDILHEEKSRELKLSAVGNPSMPMPNALAALPGMDSVATKLMKRRIEENGTATIEELLELSLDTGVDLQACQMTMDLMGYEAEDLHDGVTTDVGAATALEHMADADVQLLI
- a CDS encoding aminotransferase class I/II-fold pyridoxal phosphate-dependent enzyme — its product is MTRGFRTESLHAGAAPDPATGARATPIYRTTSYEFGDADTAADLYALRTDGDVYSRISNPTVRTLASRLATLEGGVGCVATASGMAAIDSITTVLARTGDNVVAAAEMYGGTSTYFRTIASRRGVDVRLVDPCSYDEYAAAIDDDTAFVHVETIANPSLLTPDLERLADVAHEHAVPLVVDNTFATPALCRPLEHGADVVWESTTKWLHGGGTTVGGVVVDGGTFPWDHPEADYPELSGENPAFDVDFAERFGDAALTHVLRHRALRILGNGQSPDDAWQTLQGIETLPLRMDRHCENAVIVAEELQDDPRVDWVSYPGLPEHPTHDNAERYLDGFGGMVTFGLSAGQAAARRFCESVELASFLANVGDSKTLVIHPASTTHAQLTPDEQREAGVPPDMVRLSVGIEDPADILGDIDAGLREATE
- a CDS encoding transposase, with translation MEVRRTLPVKLLVTDSDRDALLETIDQYKHCANETSDHCWDENDYKKTAKYAVKDELYHDLKTEHDLTANLVQQAIFQAGEAVKSGVERLEKNEDTSQPEFTADTARYDKRAATFHTDHVSLSTVDGRIEADYVLPADETNTPFEEYLNGDEWEFRTSTLHYKPFDDEFWLHIGFKRVEEDTDSTHTDAAVPEHNTVLGIDLGVENLAVASTGRFWTGDELDHWHREFQQRRGNLQQAGSQEAHRTLQRVSKKETAYYKQYLHIVANEIVEEAVENDCSVIAFEDLTDIEPVIESIS
- a CDS encoding TatD family hydrolase; the protein is MDELDTPVLDNHLHLDPERGRGMDAVRDFVRLGGTHLLVVNKPSWHLDVEPDEPEQFRQVFETTIGIVAEASSLLPGTAWPVLGVHPTLISRLVDDRGFTPEEAADLMAGGLEIAAEYVAEGRALALKSGRPHYEAEPAVMDAANEVMKRAFELAADLDCAVQLHTEGAEDLTEIAEWAEDRGLDRTRVVKHYAGGRLAGPIPSVMSETERLRVAAKSDAPFLMETDFVDDPDRPGAVLGPKTVPRRVRWLLEEGHEEAVRRAHVETPALAYDVDTEATLGAAESAE
- a CDS encoding DUF2150 family protein, encoding MTEDEPVESFYSEERWQNWIERLREEELDPEEEDSARLLLNLQDDAAIAVAKILTAYEEGRIDDDRAVEEINDVREIVLTEVEFDDEDKLMLIDGVQTSLVPVFYAAEEFVVGGAVEEGTVEEYLRAAADAEHEEDLDAALGYVVQAGTLVIDGTELDVQIAEDIDYGLVSEWINGLDSLQSALADPEVVDEE
- a CDS encoding sulfurtransferase TusA family protein; this encodes MSTEYTVTETLDVKGLNCPMPVVKAKQATDDLDADEVLEIVATDSGSMSDIDGWAGGTDGVELLEQEEREEGGETLYVHYVRKTQ